A window of the Candidatus Methylomirabilota bacterium genome harbors these coding sequences:
- a CDS encoding tyrosine-type recombinase/integrase, protein MGACIPRRVWWLRTRNGNGKRVSISFKSEVEAHEAARKVEAAVVLGQDYLTTVKQEPAVKVPTFADVAEQWFERYPKLNAVKMTTLQNYRSFYRNHLEPHFGKVAITAITPEAVEDFIAVKRSMDGSVRRKGKALSDSSLRVGLISFRLVMRFALRRRFIQENPLTLAEWRPARSADNIDPFTLAELEAIVRAADSIQADFGLLLRLWVQSGMRRGEVAALQVADIDLTAGTAKISKTWSRERLGESTKTGIARTSSFLHPIIEDTLECEPSVTWAHARSVLSALQVAIVTANGPEAFLFGGKAPMDQHSVDKLWSKTVNVAGVRYRSPEQLRHTFCSTMLSRGANLLYTAEQAGHTVTTMLKFYARFMPRTVRPSTIVPPERGGSASIVASRDATQL, encoded by the coding sequence GTGGGCGCCTGCATCCCGCGCCGCGTCTGGTGGCTCCGGACCCGGAACGGCAACGGTAAGCGCGTCAGCATCTCGTTCAAGTCAGAGGTCGAGGCCCACGAGGCTGCCCGGAAGGTGGAGGCGGCGGTCGTACTCGGCCAGGACTATCTGACGACGGTCAAGCAGGAGCCCGCGGTAAAGGTCCCGACGTTCGCCGACGTTGCCGAGCAGTGGTTCGAGCGGTATCCGAAACTGAATGCGGTCAAGATGACGACCCTGCAGAACTACAGGAGCTTCTACCGGAACCATCTGGAACCGCACTTCGGCAAGGTGGCTATCACGGCTATCACGCCGGAGGCGGTCGAGGACTTTATCGCCGTCAAGCGCAGCATGGACGGTTCGGTCAGGCGCAAGGGTAAGGCGTTGTCCGACTCGTCGCTCCGGGTCGGCTTGATCTCATTCCGGCTCGTCATGAGGTTCGCCCTCCGGCGCCGGTTCATCCAGGAGAATCCGTTGACCCTGGCCGAGTGGCGGCCGGCCCGCAGCGCCGACAATATCGATCCCTTCACGCTGGCCGAGCTGGAGGCCATCGTCCGGGCGGCCGACAGCATCCAGGCCGACTTCGGATTACTCTTGAGGCTGTGGGTCCAGAGCGGGATGAGGAGAGGTGAAGTCGCGGCTCTCCAGGTCGCCGATATCGATCTAACGGCTGGCACGGCCAAGATCAGCAAGACATGGAGCCGTGAGCGACTTGGTGAAAGCACCAAGACCGGGATCGCCAGGACCTCCAGCTTCCTGCATCCGATCATCGAGGACACCCTGGAGTGCGAACCAAGCGTCACCTGGGCCCATGCCCGCTCGGTGCTGTCCGCCCTTCAGGTCGCCATCGTCACGGCCAACGGTCCCGAGGCCTTCCTGTTCGGCGGTAAGGCGCCGATGGATCAGCACAGCGTCGACAAACTCTGGTCCAAGACGGTCAACGTCGCGGGCGTGCGCTACCGGTCCCCGGAGCAGCTTCGTCACACGTTCTGCAGCACGATGTTGAGCCGGGGGGCCAACCTGCTCTATACGGCCGAACAGGCCGGCCACACCGTGACAACGATGCTCAAGTTCTATGCGCGGTTTATGCCCAGGACGGTGCGGCCGTCGACCATCGTCCCGCCCGAGAGAGGCGGTTCTGCAAGCATCGTTGCAAGCAGAGATGCGACCCAACTGTAA